In the genome of Solibacillus silvestris, one region contains:
- a CDS encoding bacillithiol biosynthesis deacetylase BshB2, translated as MTLQEERHVLVVYPHPDDEAFSVAGTLRLFHDMGVPVTYACLTLGEMGRNLGNPPFATRESLPEIRRKELMQACEAMGIGDLRMMGLRDKTVEFEDDEKMIKLVNDLIVELNPSLIFTFLPGFAVHPDHEATGRAVVEAVRRIDKKYRPRILACAFANDTVEKNGEPDVTIEIQSVKADKLKALKAHASQTAWMMQDAEKRVDTGDVSIDNWLNYEKFYTVTFND; from the coding sequence ATGACATTACAAGAAGAACGTCACGTTTTAGTCGTTTATCCCCACCCGGATGATGAAGCCTTTTCAGTTGCAGGTACATTACGCTTATTCCACGACATGGGAGTTCCTGTTACATATGCTTGTTTAACATTAGGCGAAATGGGACGAAACTTAGGAAATCCTCCATTTGCAACGCGCGAATCATTGCCGGAAATCCGCCGAAAAGAGCTGATGCAAGCATGTGAGGCAATGGGTATCGGGGATTTGCGTATGATGGGTTTACGTGATAAAACAGTTGAATTTGAAGATGATGAAAAAATGATCAAGCTCGTAAATGATTTAATTGTCGAGCTGAATCCATCATTAATCTTCACGTTTTTACCAGGCTTCGCTGTTCATCCCGATCATGAAGCAACTGGACGTGCTGTCGTCGAAGCGGTACGTCGCATCGATAAAAAGTACCGCCCTCGTATTTTAGCTTGTGCGTTTGCGAATGACACAGTTGAGAAAAATGGTGAGCCGGATGTGACAATCGAAATCCAATCCGTCAAAGCAGATAAGTTAAAAGCATTGAAAGCACATGCTTCTCAAACTGCTTGGATGATGCAGGACGCAGAAAAACGAGTAGATACCGGTGATGTCTCAATAGATAACTGGTTAAATTACGAAAAGTTTTATACTGTAACATTTAATGATTAA
- a CDS encoding anthranilate phosphoribosyltransferase has product MSLLPYIEQIERKEHLVFEEMQQAAQLIFNEQTPKEQIAFFLTAMSAKGETAHEVAGLASVMKSHAVAVDVPEGIYIDNCGTGGDGLQSFNISTTSAFVLAGGSISVAKHGNRKVSSASGSSDVLEALGITLLPNIEQTSELLKQHGIAFLHAPNMHPKLKRIGEVRQAIGKPTIFNLVGPLTNPVPLKTQFVGINRPTFTMDYAEVLHMLGRERAIVVSGAQGMDEASLDGENTFVLLDRGDMIPFKLRAEDVGLAAQPLSAIRGGTPAENADIMRDLLKGKQSVYFDTVLLNAGIGFFAYGLAATMKEGIDMAKDSILSGRAYEKLENIVAYSQKQMQEEPVK; this is encoded by the coding sequence ATGTCTTTACTTCCATACATTGAACAGATTGAGCGAAAAGAGCACTTAGTTTTTGAGGAAATGCAGCAGGCGGCACAGCTTATTTTTAATGAGCAAACACCGAAAGAACAGATCGCCTTCTTTTTAACAGCCATGAGTGCAAAAGGAGAAACGGCACACGAAGTTGCAGGTTTAGCCTCTGTAATGAAATCACATGCCGTGGCCGTCGACGTACCGGAAGGTATTTATATCGATAATTGTGGCACAGGTGGCGACGGACTTCAAAGCTTCAATATTAGTACGACTTCCGCTTTTGTATTGGCAGGTGGAAGCATTTCGGTAGCGAAGCACGGCAATAGAAAAGTATCAAGTGCTTCAGGAAGTTCGGATGTGTTAGAGGCACTTGGCATTACGCTATTGCCGAATATCGAGCAAACATCCGAATTACTCAAACAACATGGTATCGCCTTTTTACATGCACCGAACATGCATCCAAAATTAAAACGGATCGGTGAAGTGCGACAGGCAATCGGCAAGCCGACGATTTTCAATTTAGTCGGCCCCCTGACAAACCCTGTTCCATTAAAAACACAGTTTGTCGGCATTAACCGACCGACCTTCACGATGGATTATGCGGAAGTGCTCCATATGCTTGGACGTGAGCGTGCAATCGTCGTATCTGGTGCACAAGGAATGGATGAAGCATCACTGGATGGTGAAAACACTTTTGTGCTGTTAGACCGCGGGGATATGATTCCATTTAAACTGCGCGCTGAAGATGTGGGCTTAGCCGCACAGCCACTTTCTGCAATACGTGGCGGCACTCCTGCAGAAAATGCGGACATTATGCGTGATTTATTAAAGGGAAAACAAAGCGTGTATTTCGATACAGTTCTCTTAAATGCCGGCATTGGCTTCTTTGCATATGGGCTTGCCGCGACGATGAAGGAAGGAATCGATATGGCGAAGGACAGCATTTTGTCCGGACGCGCTTATGAAAAGTTAGAAAATATCGTTGCTTATAGCCAAAAACAGATGCAGGAGGAACCCGTAAAATGA
- a CDS encoding threonine dehydratase (catalyzes the formation of 2-oxobutanoate from L-threonine; biosynthetic), giving the protein MGVTQPNTIAVENVLIAHHFLKDVVVHTPLQLNEYLSEKYGAKIYFKREDLQHVRSFKLRGAYYKIKKIETEARASGVVCASAGNHAQGVAYACAKLEIKATIFMPKTTPKQKIDQVRMFGRSFVEIVLAGDTFDDSAESALAYCEQENRIFIHPFDDADVMAGQGTVAVEIMNDIEEPIDYVFGSIGGGGLMSGVSSYIKNLSPSSKVIGVEPAGAASMKSAFQNGAVVSLDTIDKFVDGAAVKCVGHDTYEVCRHYLDDIIAVPEGKVCTTILDLYNKHAIIAEPAGALSVAALDFYAEQIRGKSVVIIISGGNNDIGRMQEIKERSLIYEGLLHYFIVSFPQRSGALRQFLTEVLGPNDDITTFEYTKKNNKESGPALVGIELAHREDHAGLIERMRANGFEYKEVNNDSTLFALLV; this is encoded by the coding sequence ATGGGAGTTACTCAACCGAATACGATTGCAGTCGAAAACGTATTAATCGCACATCATTTTTTAAAAGATGTCGTTGTACATACACCCCTGCAATTAAACGAATATTTATCAGAAAAATATGGGGCAAAAATTTACTTCAAGCGTGAAGATTTGCAGCATGTTCGCTCATTTAAATTACGTGGTGCCTACTATAAAATTAAAAAAATTGAAACTGAGGCTCGTGCTTCAGGTGTCGTCTGTGCAAGTGCAGGCAATCATGCACAAGGCGTTGCCTACGCATGTGCAAAGCTGGAAATTAAAGCGACAATCTTCATGCCGAAAACAACACCGAAACAAAAGATCGATCAAGTGCGGATGTTTGGCAGAAGCTTTGTGGAAATTGTGCTCGCAGGCGATACATTTGACGACTCAGCGGAAAGCGCGCTTGCCTATTGTGAACAGGAAAACCGCATTTTCATCCATCCATTCGATGATGCAGATGTAATGGCTGGCCAAGGAACAGTGGCGGTAGAAATTATGAACGACATCGAAGAGCCGATCGATTATGTATTTGGCAGTATAGGCGGTGGCGGCTTAATGTCAGGCGTCTCTTCGTACATTAAAAACTTATCCCCTTCGAGTAAAGTTATTGGTGTAGAGCCTGCAGGGGCGGCAAGTATGAAATCTGCTTTCCAAAACGGAGCAGTGGTTTCACTGGACACGATCGATAAATTCGTTGATGGCGCTGCTGTAAAATGTGTTGGGCATGATACATATGAAGTATGCCGTCACTATTTGGATGATATTATCGCCGTTCCGGAAGGCAAAGTATGTACGACTATTTTAGATCTTTATAATAAGCATGCTATTATTGCCGAGCCTGCTGGAGCATTGTCGGTTGCAGCACTTGACTTTTACGCAGAGCAAATTCGCGGAAAATCGGTTGTCATCATTATCTCTGGAGGAAATAACGATATCGGGCGTATGCAGGAAATTAAAGAACGCTCACTCATTTATGAAGGGCTGCTGCACTATTTCATCGTAAGTTTCCCGCAGCGTTCAGGAGCATTACGCCAATTTTTAACGGAAGTTCTTGGTCCGAATGATGATATTACAACATTCGAGTATACGAAGAAAAACAACAAAGAAAGCGGACCGGCATTAGTCGGCATAGAGCTTGCACATCGCGAAGACCACGCAGGATTAATTGAACGTATGCGTGCAAACGGCTTCGAGTATAAGGAAGTAAATAACGACAGTACACTGTTTGCGTTGCTTGTGTAG
- a CDS encoding short-chain dehydrogenase → MTKTAIITGGGSGLGQATAIRMAQEGINIAVVDVSEKGGNETVEQVKTHGVDAIFIKADVSKAEEVKNYVDQTLKHFGSIDYFFNNAGISGSGKFYLDTTIEEIEQIVGINLLGALYGVRYVAEVMLQNGGGSIVNTASSAGVIGQDSVVTYSATKHGIVGLTRSMVAEYAKDGLRVNAIAPGPTETPMVKAFYEANPQMKENATGGIPQKRLGTPEEVAELVTFLLTSKAEYINGEVIRIDGGFTSTK, encoded by the coding sequence ATGACTAAAACAGCGATTATCACAGGTGGAGGCAGCGGGTTAGGACAGGCAACAGCCATCCGTATGGCTCAGGAAGGTATTAATATTGCAGTAGTGGATGTCAGTGAAAAAGGTGGAAACGAAACAGTTGAACAAGTAAAAACACATGGCGTAGACGCTATTTTCATTAAAGCGGATGTTTCAAAAGCAGAAGAAGTAAAAAACTATGTGGATCAAACACTGAAGCATTTTGGTTCGATCGATTACTTCTTTAACAATGCAGGGATTTCCGGAAGCGGTAAATTCTATTTAGATACTACCATCGAGGAAATTGAACAAATTGTCGGCATTAACTTGCTTGGGGCACTTTATGGTGTACGCTATGTAGCAGAAGTAATGCTTCAAAACGGTGGCGGTTCTATTGTGAACACAGCATCAAGTGCCGGTGTAATTGGTCAGGATTCCGTTGTTACATATTCGGCAACGAAACACGGAATTGTCGGGTTAACGAGAAGTATGGTAGCGGAATATGCAAAAGACGGGCTGCGTGTTAATGCGATCGCACCAGGGCCGACTGAAACACCAATGGTAAAAGCCTTTTATGAAGCAAATCCGCAAATGAAGGAAAATGCTACTGGTGGAATCCCTCAAAAACGCTTAGGTACACCAGAGGAAGTAGCAGAGCTTGTAACCTTCCTGCTAACTTCAAAAGCAGAGTATATTAACGGGGAAGTCATTCGAATCGATGGCGGCTTCACAAGCACGAAGTAA
- a CDS encoding indole-3-glycerol phosphate synthase, whose amino-acid sequence MTILDRIIDQKKTELPQLLSTKPVFLSIDKARPSLYETLMSANSLQVISEMKRASPSKGDIATEVEPVEQALQYEEAGAACISVLTERAFFKGSYADLNAVANAVNIPVLCKDFIIHEVQIDYAKAAGASVVLLIVAALTDVQLKSLHAYATEKQLEVLVEVHDAEELKRALAIGANIIGVNNRNLKTFDVSLSATLEIAQLLPPSPIAFISESGILGPEDAQFVANAGAKGILVGEALMRSGNVKKSLKALQIDITAKVGENR is encoded by the coding sequence ATGACGATTTTAGACCGTATTATTGACCAAAAAAAGACTGAGTTGCCACAATTGCTTTCGACAAAGCCTGTGTTTTTATCAATTGATAAGGCCCGACCTTCTTTATATGAAACATTGATGTCAGCCAATTCATTGCAAGTAATTTCGGAAATGAAGCGTGCCTCCCCTTCCAAAGGTGATATTGCGACAGAAGTCGAGCCTGTTGAGCAAGCTTTACAATATGAAGAAGCAGGTGCTGCCTGTATTTCCGTATTGACAGAGCGCGCATTTTTTAAAGGAAGCTATGCGGATTTAAATGCAGTTGCAAATGCCGTAAACATCCCTGTTTTATGTAAAGACTTCATCATCCATGAAGTGCAGATCGACTATGCAAAGGCTGCCGGCGCATCGGTTGTACTGTTGATTGTCGCAGCATTAACAGACGTTCAGCTGAAATCCCTACACGCCTATGCGACAGAAAAACAGCTTGAAGTGCTCGTTGAAGTACATGATGCCGAGGAATTAAAGCGTGCCCTTGCCATTGGAGCAAACATCATCGGGGTAAATAACCGGAATTTGAAAACATTCGATGTTTCACTTTCAGCAACACTTGAAATTGCGCAGCTTCTTCCCCCATCACCGATTGCCTTTATTAGTGAAAGCGGCATTTTAGGTCCGGAAGATGCACAGTTTGTGGCGAATGCTGGCGCAAAAGGAATATTAGTCGGCGAGGCATTAATGCGGAGCGGAAACGTCAAAAAATCACTTAAAGCCCTACAAATCGACATAACAGCAAAGGTTGGCGAAAATCGATGA
- a CDS encoding N-(5'-phosphoribosyl)anthranilate isomerase, whose amino-acid sequence MTKVKICGLKEIEHVETAVKAGADFIGFMFAPSKRRITVEEAVELAKAIPSTVKKVGVFVNEESVTIRQIAKEVGLDYIQYHGDETPEKIQEVGLPAIKAFSIRGEEDVMRAATYDVDYYLFDAPGSDFRGGSGKSFDWMLLDKVKITLEKVILAGGLNNENVGLAIMLVEPFAVDVSSGVEVDGRKSSAVITNFIETAKGELIL is encoded by the coding sequence ATGACAAAAGTAAAAATTTGCGGATTAAAAGAAATCGAACATGTGGAAACAGCGGTCAAAGCAGGTGCTGATTTTATCGGATTTATGTTTGCGCCCAGTAAACGACGCATTACAGTAGAGGAAGCAGTGGAACTGGCAAAGGCAATTCCGAGTACAGTTAAAAAAGTCGGGGTTTTTGTCAATGAAGAGTCAGTCACTATTCGTCAAATTGCAAAAGAAGTCGGACTCGATTATATCCAGTATCACGGGGACGAGACGCCCGAAAAAATTCAGGAGGTCGGACTGCCGGCAATTAAAGCGTTTTCGATTCGTGGCGAAGAGGATGTGATGCGTGCGGCGACATATGATGTAGACTACTATTTGTTTGATGCGCCTGGAAGTGACTTCCGTGGAGGGAGCGGAAAATCCTTTGACTGGATGCTCCTCGATAAAGTGAAAATCACGCTTGAAAAGGTTATTTTGGCAGGCGGATTAAATAATGAAAATGTTGGGCTGGCGATTATGCTTGTCGAGCCATTTGCGGTAGATGTTTCAAGTGGTGTAGAAGTAGATGGTCGAAAAAGTTCAGCAGTGATTACGAATTTTATTGAAACAGCAAAAGGAGAGTTGATTTTATGA
- a CDS encoding ABC transporter permease, with protein sequence MFTAMFGSVEQGIIYAIMALGVYLTFRVLDFPDLTVDGSFVTGAGTAAMMIVLGYNPLLATLVATVAGFIAGCMTGILHTKGKINPLLAGILMMIALYSINLRIMGLSSDTGVTRPNIPLLNSETVFSTFGAFWSNLGIDSAITNLLKSMGLASVPTTWGILILMVVVTAVIKLVVDWFLKTEIGLAIRATGDNKRMIRSFSANTDSLVILGLGISNGMVALSGALIAQYTKFADVGLGIGMIVVGLASVIIGEAIFGTKSIVRVTFAVIAGAIIYRMIYALALRVKWLDSGDMKLITAVIVILALVIPQIVGKYKEKKRKAKRLEERLALQQAEVDIEQGGKSLA encoded by the coding sequence ATGTTTACAGCTATGTTTGGGTCAGTGGAGCAAGGGATCATCTATGCAATTATGGCGCTTGGTGTTTATTTAACATTCCGCGTGCTGGATTTTCCGGATTTAACGGTTGATGGAAGCTTTGTAACGGGTGCAGGGACGGCAGCGATGATGATCGTACTTGGTTATAATCCGTTGCTTGCCACATTGGTTGCAACAGTTGCTGGATTTATTGCTGGATGCATGACAGGAATTTTACACACTAAAGGGAAAATTAATCCACTGCTTGCAGGGATTTTAATGATGATCGCCCTCTATTCGATCAATCTTCGAATTATGGGGTTAAGCTCAGATACCGGTGTAACACGACCAAATATTCCATTATTAAATTCGGAAACAGTTTTTTCTACGTTCGGAGCTTTCTGGTCGAATTTAGGTATTGATTCCGCGATTACAAACCTATTGAAATCAATGGGCTTAGCTTCTGTTCCAACAACTTGGGGAATTTTAATTTTAATGGTTGTTGTCACGGCGGTTATTAAACTAGTAGTAGACTGGTTCTTAAAAACGGAAATCGGTCTGGCAATCCGTGCAACAGGTGACAATAAACGAATGATTCGCAGCTTTTCGGCAAATACCGATTCACTCGTCATCTTAGGGCTGGGAATTTCGAATGGTATGGTGGCATTATCGGGTGCCTTGATTGCCCAATATACAAAGTTTGCCGATGTCGGGCTGGGAATTGGTATGATCGTTGTCGGATTGGCGTCTGTAATTATCGGTGAAGCGATTTTCGGAACAAAGTCGATTGTTCGTGTCACATTTGCAGTTATTGCCGGGGCAATAATTTACCGAATGATTTACGCATTGGCTTTACGTGTGAAATGGCTTGACTCAGGTGATATGAAATTAATTACGGCGGTTATCGTTATTCTAGCGCTAGTAATCCCGCAAATCGTAGGGAAATATAAAGAGAAAAAGAGAAAAGCAAAACGTTTGGAAGAGCGTCTCGCATTACAGCAGGCAGAAGTAGATATTGAGCAGGGAGGGAAGAGCCTTGCTTAA
- a CDS encoding ABC transporter substrate-binding protein, which yields MRKNLMKLSFLLFGLLLLLAACGTEESETSSNETTKGEAADTANADSEKTFKIGTTQIVEHPSLDAAKEGFKKAIEDAGIKAEYVDKSANNDNSANMTIAQQLVGDNVDLIFANSTPSAQAAKSATSDIPVIFTSVTDAVGAELIESMATPGANVTGTIDLHPETMPKTVAFLKELGAKNVGMVFNAGEQNSVAQIAAVKEIAAKEGVTIVEAAVSASSEVRQAAESLVGKVDAFYIITDNTVVSALESVIEVADANKLPLVVGELDSVERGGLAAYGFEYYDIGYEAGQMAAQILLEGKSPSEVPAAYPANLKLVINKATAENLGLEIKPEWEAEVQ from the coding sequence ATGAGAAAAAACTTAATGAAGCTGTCCTTTTTATTATTCGGGCTTCTTTTATTATTAGCTGCTTGTGGCACGGAAGAGAGCGAGACATCTTCGAATGAGACAACAAAAGGCGAGGCTGCAGATACAGCTAATGCAGATAGTGAAAAAACATTTAAAATCGGAACAACACAAATTGTTGAGCATCCATCATTAGATGCAGCAAAAGAAGGATTTAAAAAAGCAATTGAAGATGCAGGTATTAAAGCAGAATACGTAGATAAATCAGCAAACAACGATAACAGTGCGAACATGACAATCGCCCAGCAGTTAGTCGGGGATAATGTAGATCTGATTTTCGCGAACTCAACACCTTCAGCACAGGCGGCAAAAAGCGCAACTTCTGATATTCCGGTTATCTTCACATCGGTAACGGATGCAGTAGGTGCAGAATTGATCGAGTCAATGGCAACACCTGGTGCTAACGTAACAGGTACGATTGATTTACATCCGGAAACAATGCCGAAAACAGTTGCTTTCCTAAAAGAATTAGGGGCAAAAAATGTAGGGATGGTATTTAACGCTGGTGAGCAAAACTCAGTTGCACAAATTGCGGCAGTAAAAGAAATTGCAGCAAAAGAAGGCGTAACGATTGTGGAAGCAGCAGTTTCTGCTTCATCTGAAGTACGCCAGGCAGCAGAATCATTAGTAGGAAAAGTAGATGCATTTTATATTATTACAGATAATACTGTTGTATCGGCACTTGAATCTGTAATCGAAGTAGCAGATGCAAACAAATTACCGCTAGTTGTTGGTGAGCTTGATTCAGTAGAGCGAGGCGGTTTAGCAGCATACGGTTTCGAATACTACGATATCGGCTATGAAGCAGGGCAAATGGCGGCACAAATTTTATTAGAAGGCAAATCACCTTCAGAAGTTCCAGCTGCATACCCGGCAAACTTAAAATTGGTAATCAATAAAGCAACAGCAGAAAACTTAGGCTTGGAAATTAAGCCTGAATGGGAAGCCGAAGTACAATAA
- a CDS encoding metal ABC transporter ATP-binding protein produces the protein MVVQQYFRTSMKKVNGDLLTPISIFQRLQGERKFLLESSSKYDGNGRYSFIGVNPRKTYVGTDDQLLDHTHHSKKAYTYEGELIQLLKQAMPRISSHTEYPFTGGGIGYIHALQKPLPELQFHVYDTLVIFDHLTDEIAVFHTNIEAEQVEPNINQLIEQLFTTPTPEQSAYTLQHVEKDENERYRAQFTGDALSLYRKMRIEHAAPYMYYVEFDDCTVIGTSQSNYMQVRDGNISVTNDAPSIERYSTENSVQQLANVTTGTLSPTLHAIDVVKGLLPAQGMIGYIGFNGQVDFTTPEQTIIIQGNVAQLHSKADEEVPFHSLLKG, from the coding sequence ATGGTAGTTCAGCAATATTTTCGTACATCAATGAAAAAAGTAAATGGGGATTTACTGACACCGATTTCTATTTTCCAGCGTTTGCAAGGTGAACGGAAGTTTTTATTGGAAAGTTCCTCTAAATATGATGGCAATGGACGCTATTCGTTCATCGGGGTCAATCCCCGCAAAACATATGTCGGGACAGATGATCAGCTCTTAGATCATACGCATCATTCAAAAAAAGCCTACACATATGAAGGCGAACTGATCCAACTATTAAAACAAGCGATGCCGCGTATATCGTCACATACGGAATATCCGTTTACTGGTGGCGGGATTGGCTATATTCATGCATTGCAAAAGCCATTGCCTGAACTGCAGTTTCACGTTTACGATACACTCGTTATTTTTGATCATTTAACAGATGAAATCGCTGTTTTCCATACAAATATTGAAGCAGAGCAAGTAGAGCCAAACATTAATCAATTGATTGAACAGCTGTTTACAACACCAACACCTGAACAGTCAGCCTACACATTGCAACATGTCGAAAAAGATGAAAATGAACGTTATCGCGCACAATTTACAGGTGACGCCCTTTCTCTTTATCGAAAAATGCGCATTGAGCACGCTGCACCATATATGTACTATGTCGAATTTGATGATTGCACAGTAATCGGTACGTCACAATCAAACTACATGCAAGTAAGAGACGGAAATATTTCCGTTACGAATGATGCACCGTCAATTGAACGCTATAGTACGGAAAATTCAGTGCAACAACTTGCCAATGTTACAACAGGTACGTTAAGCCCTACCCTTCATGCAATCGATGTCGTGAAAGGGCTATTACCAGCACAAGGCATGATCGGCTATATCGGCTTTAATGGGCAAGTCGATTTCACAACACCTGAACAGACGATAATAATTCAAGGAAATGTCGCTCAGCTTCATTCGAAAGCAGATGAAGAAGTGCCATTCCACTCTTTACTGAAAGGATGA
- a CDS encoding ABC transporter ATP-binding protein → MLKLDGINKVFNEGTPDEKIALDNINLHLAPGDFVTIIGSNGAGKSTMMNMISGALTPDFGSVEINGNNLTRLPEYKRAVHIGRVFQDPMAGTAPTMTIEENLAIAYSRNTKRSLRFGVDKKRREFFKTSLEKLHLNLENRLSAKVGLLSGGERQALSLLMATFTKPSILLLDEHTAALDPSRAELITKLTKELVEESQLTTLMVTHNMQQALDLGNRLIMMDKGQIILEVGEDRKQDLTIPDLMHEFEQIRGEKMNSDRALLG, encoded by the coding sequence TTGCTTAAATTAGATGGCATTAATAAAGTGTTTAACGAAGGAACACCCGATGAGAAAATTGCACTGGACAATATTAACTTGCATTTGGCACCTGGTGACTTCGTTACAATTATCGGAAGTAACGGTGCCGGTAAATCGACAATGATGAATATGATTTCTGGAGCATTAACACCCGACTTTGGCTCTGTCGAAATTAACGGCAATAATTTAACCCGTTTGCCGGAGTATAAGCGTGCTGTCCATATCGGCCGTGTTTTCCAAGATCCAATGGCAGGGACAGCACCAACGATGACGATTGAAGAAAACTTGGCGATCGCCTACTCGCGCAACACGAAGCGTTCATTGCGTTTTGGTGTTGATAAAAAGCGTCGAGAGTTTTTCAAAACGTCATTGGAAAAGCTGCATTTGAATTTGGAAAATCGTTTATCGGCTAAAGTCGGGCTATTATCGGGTGGGGAACGCCAGGCATTAAGTTTATTAATGGCGACGTTTACGAAGCCTTCAATTTTGCTGCTTGATGAACATACAGCAGCACTCGACCCATCACGCGCAGAACTTATTACAAAGCTGACAAAAGAGCTTGTCGAGGAAAGCCAGCTGACAACACTGATGGTCACGCATAATATGCAGCAGGCGCTCGATTTGGGGAATCGCCTCATCATGATGGATAAAGGTCAGATCATTCTGGAAGTCGGCGAAGACCGCAAACAGGACTTGACGATTCCGGATTTAATGCACGAATTCGAACAAATCCGCGGCGAAAAAATGAACTCAGACCGCGCGCTGTTAGGGTAA